A genome region from Bufo gargarizans isolate SCDJY-AF-19 chromosome 2, ASM1485885v1, whole genome shotgun sequence includes the following:
- the LOC122926268 gene encoding trichohyalin-like yields the protein MQTKRGEPVQTDRGEPVQTDRGEPVQTDRGEPVHTERGEPVQTDRGEPVHTDRGEPMQTKRGEPVQTDRGEPVHTDRGEPVHTERGEPVQTERGEPMQTKEESRCRQIEESWCRQRRAGADKEESRCRQKEESRCRQKEESRCRQIEESRCRQIEESRCRQIEESRCRQIEESRCRQRGEPMQTERGEPMQTKRGEPVQTDRGEPMQTKRGEPVQTDRGEPVQTDRGEPVQTDRGEPVQTDRGEPVQTDRGELVHTERGEPVQTDRGEPVQTDRGEPVQTDRGEPVQTERGEPVQTDRGEPVHTDRGEPVQTDRGEPMQTKRGEPVQTDRGEPVQTDRGEPVQTDRGELVQTEESRCRQRGEPMQTERGEPMQTKRGEPVQTDRGEPMQTKIGEPVQTDRGEPVQTDRGEPVQTDRGEPVQTDRGEPVHTERGEPVQTDRGEPVHTDRGEPMQTKRGEPVQTDRGEPMQTKRGEPVQTDRGEPVQTDRGEPVQTDRGELVQTEESRCRQRGEPMQTERGEPMQTKRGEPVQTDRGEPMQTKRGEPAQTERGEPAQTERGEPVQTEESWCRQKEESRCRQKEESRCRQIEESRCRQIEESRCRQIEESRCRQKEESRCRQKEESRCRQIEESQCTQIEESRCTQIEESRCRQKEESRCRQKEESRCRQKEKSWCRQKEESQCTQKEESRCRQKEKSRCRQKEESRCTQKEESRCRQKEKSRCRQKEESRCRQKEESQCTQIEESQCTQKEESRCRQKEESRCRQKEKSWCRQKEESRCRQKEESRCRQIEESRCTQIEESRCTQIEESRCTQIEESRCRQKEESRCRKKEESRCTQIEESQCRQKEESQRRQKEESQCRQIEESRRRQIEESRCRQIEESRCTQIEESRCRQIEESQCRQKEESQRRQKEESQRRQIEESRCRQIEESRCIQIEESQCRQKEESQHRQKEESQRRQIEESRCTQKEESRCRQKEESRCRQKEESRCRQIEESRCTQKEESRCRQKEESQRRQKEESQRRQIEESRCTQKEESWCRRKGES from the coding sequence ATGCAGACAAAAAGAGGAGAGCCGGTGCAGACAGATAGAGGAGAGCCGGTGCAGACAGATAGAGGAGAGCCGGTGCAGACAGATAGAGGAGAGCCGGTGCATACAGAAAGAGGAGAGCCGGTGCAGACAGATAGAGGAGAGCCGGTGCACACAGATAGAGGAGAGCCAATGCAGACAAAAAGAGGAGAGCCGGTGCAGACAGATAGAGGAGAGCCGGTGCACACAGATAGAGGAGAGCCGGTGCACACAGAAAGAGGAGAGCCGGTGCAGACAGAAAGAGGAGAGCCAATGCAGACAAAAGAGGAGAGCCGGTGCAGACAGATAGAGGAGAGCTGGTGCAGACAGAGGAGAGCCGGTGCAGACAAAGAGGAGAGCCGATGCAGACAGAAAGAGGAGAGCCGATGCAGACAAAAAGAGGAGAGCCGGTGCAGACAGATAGAGGAGAGCCGGTGCAGACAGATAGAGGAGAGCCGGTGCAGACAGATAGAGGAGAGCCGGTGCAGACAGATAGAGGAGAGCCGGTGCAGACAAAGAGGAGAGCCGATGCAGACAGAAAGAGGAGAGCCGATGCAGACAAAAAGAGGAGAGCCGGTACAGACAGATAGAGGAGAGCCAATGCAGACAAAAAGAGGAGAGCCGGTGCAGACAGATAGAGGAGAGCCGGTGCAGACAGATAGAGGAGAGCCGGTGCAGACAGATAGAGGAGAGCCGGTGCAGACAGATAGAGGAGAGCCGGTGCAGACAGATAGAGGAGAGCTGGTGCATACAGAAAGAGGAGAGCCGGTGCAGACAGATAGAGGAGAGCCGGTGCAGACAGATAGAGGAGAGCCGGTGCAGACAGATAGAGGAGAGCCGGTGCAGACAGAAAGAGGAGAGCCGGTGCAGACAGATAGAGGAGAGCCGGTGCACACAGATAGAGGAGAGCCGGTGCAGACAGATAGAGGAGAGCCAATGCAGACAAAAAGAGGAGAGCCGGTGCAGACAGATAGAGGAGAGCCGGTGCAGACAGATAGAGGAGAGCCGGTGCAGACAGATAGAGGAGAGCTGGTGCAGACAGAGGAGAGCCGGTGCAGACAAAGAGGAGAGCCGATGCAGACAGAAAGAGGAGAGCCAATGCAGACAAAAAGAGGAGAGCCGGTGCAGACAGATAGAGGAGAGCcaatgcagacaaaaataggagaGCCGGTGCAGACAGATAGAGGAGAGCCGGTGCAGACAGATAGAGGAGAGCCGGTGCAGACAGATAGAGGAGAGCCGGTGCAGACAGATAGAGGAGAGCCGGTGCATACAGAAAGAGGAGAGCCGGTGCAGACAGATAGAGGAGAGCCGGTGCACACAGATAGAGGAGAGCCAATGCAGACAAAAAGAGGAGAGCCGGTGCAGACAGATAGAGGAGAGCCAATGCAGACAAAAAGAGGAGAGCCGGTGCAGACAGATAGAGGAGAGCCGGTGCAGACAGATAGAGGAGAGCCGGTGCAGACAGATAGAGGAGAGCTGGTGCAGACAGAGGAGAGCCGGTGCAGACAAAGAGGAGAGCCGATGCAGACAGAAAGAGGAGAGCCAATGCAGACAAAAAGAGGAGAGCCGGTGCAGACAGATAGAGGAGAGCCAATGCAGACAAAAAGAGGAGAGCCGGCGCAGACAGAAAGAGGAGAGCCGGCGCAGACAGAAAGAGGAGAGCCGGTGCAGACAGAGGAGAGTTGGTGCAGACAGAAAGAGGAGAGCCGGTGCAGACAGAAAGAGGAGAGCCGGTGCAGACAGATAGAGGAGAGCCGGTGCAGACAGATAGAGGAGAGCCGGTGCAGACAGATAGAGGAGAGCCGGTGCAGACAGAAAGAGGAGAGCCGGTGCAGACAGAAAGAGGAGAGCCGGTGCAGACAGATAGAGGAGAGCCAGTGCACACAGATAGAGGAGAGCCGGTGCACACAGATAGAGGAGAGCCGATGCAGACAGAAAGAGGAGAGCCGGTGCAGACAGAAAGAGGAGAGCCGGTGCAGACAGAAAGAGAAGAGCTGGTGCAGACAGAAAGAGGAGAGCCAGTGCACACAGAAAGAGGAGAGCCGGTGCAGACAGAAAGAGAAGAGCCGGTGCAGACAGAAAGAGGAGAGCCGGTGCACACAGAAAGAGGAGAGCCGGTGCAGACAGAAAGAGAAGAGCCGGTGCAGACAGAAAGAGGAGAGCCGGTGCAGACAGAAAGAGGAGAGCCAGTGCACACAGATAGAGGAGAGCCAGTGCACACAGAAAGAGGAGAGCCGGTGCAGACAGAAAGAGGAGAGCCGGTGCAGACAGAAAGAGAAGAGCTGGTGCAGACAGAAAGAGGAGAGCCGGTGCAGACAGAAAGAGGAGAGCCGGTGCAGACAGATAGAGGAGAGTCGGTGCACACAGATAGAGGAGAGCCGGTGCACACAGATAGAGGAGAGCCGGTGCACACAGATAGAGGAGAGCCGGTGCAGACAGAAAGAGGAGAGCCGGTGCAGAAAGAAAGAGGAGAGCCGGTGCACACAGATAGAGGAGAGCCAGTGCAGACAGAAAGAGGAGAGCCAGCGCAGACAGAAAGAGGAGAGCCAGTGCAGACAGATAGAGGAGAGCCGGCGCAGACAGATAGAGGAGAGCCGGTGCAGACAGATAGAGGAGAGCCGGTGCACACAGATAGAGGAGAGCCGGTGCAGACAGATAGAGGAGAGCCAGTGCAGACAGAAAGAGGAGAGCCAGCGCAGACAGAAAGAGGAGAGCCAGCGCAGACAGATAGAGGAGAGCCGGTGCAGACAGATAGAGGAGAGCCGGTGCATACAGATAGAGGAGAGCCAGTGCAGACAGAAAGAGGAGAGCCAGCACAGACAGAAAGAGGAGAGCCAGCGCAGACAGATAGAGGAGAGCCGGTGCACACAGAAAGAGGAGAGCCGGTGCAGACAGAAAGAGGAGAGCCGATGCAGACAAAAAGAGGAGAGCCGGTGCAGACAGATAGAGGAGAGCCGGTGCACACAGAAAGAGGAGAGCCGGTGCAGACAGAAAGAGGAGAGCCAACGCAGACAGAAAGAGGAGAGCCAGCGCAGACAGATAGAGGAGAGCCGGTGCACACAGAAAGAGGAGAGCTGGTGCAGGCGGAAAGGGGAGAGCTGA